In Penaeus monodon isolate SGIC_2016 chromosome 15, NSTDA_Pmon_1, whole genome shotgun sequence, a genomic segment contains:
- the LOC119582112 gene encoding U-scoloptoxin(01)-Cw1a-like gives MKAVFVLALCIATAAARSAYQLPSGVELLRSQVITSFSCAGRPYGYFADVANDCAIFHVCYPVNDELGNIIEEAQFSFLCGNQTVFSQESLTCAHPEEAFPCDQAETLYDLSNADFGKIPEEF, from the exons ATGAAGGCTGTCTTTGTCCTCGCCCTCTGcatcgccaccgccgccgcccgcTCCGCCTACCAGCTTCCTTCGGGCGTGGAGCTCCTGAGGTCGCAGGTGATCACCTCCTTCTCCTGCGCCGGACGCCCCTACGGCTACTTCGCCGACGTGGCCAACGACTGCGCCATCTTCCACGTCTGCTACCCCGTCAACGATGAGCTGGGCAAC atCATCGAAGAGGCCCAGTTCTCGTTCCTGTGCGGCAACCAGACGGTGTTCAGCCAGGAGTCCCTCACCTGCGCCCACCCCGAGGAGGCTTTCCCCTGCGACCAGGCCGAGACCCTCTACGACCTCTCCAACGCCGACTTCGGCAAGATCCCCGAGGAGTTCTAA